Proteins from a genomic interval of Trichoderma breve strain T069 chromosome 2, whole genome shotgun sequence:
- a CDS encoding short chain dehydrogenase domain-containing protein, protein MQVPRGDGTQGKGNGTRLPKETLDLLDAVDFSGKTILVTGTTNGLGEAVSKHILVRKVDRLIMGVRNVPRAANPNANIDVFELEMEDYGSVAAFAAKVQETTPTLDVAVMNAAVGGVQYSVAKPTGHEKMLQVDVLSTTYLALKLIPLLEKTAEVKGAPSRLVMVGSWTQFGTSIAEKKLTHDVIKHLDDEANFDPRRYPDTQLLNGLITNELGQRLDKKKVIVVEPTPPWTLTNFGASYPDGPARQAARKMMDEVGLPVDESALTYIVAIVADDDVHGQYLDDNMIAPRSPYSLSSDGQTLQKELWKELVEEFEKVDPTISSVSVI, encoded by the exons ATGCAAGTCCCCAGAGGCGACGGTACCCAAGGCAAGGGCAATGGCACTCGATTGCCCAAGGAAACACTCGATCTCTTGGACGCTGTTGACTTTAGTGGCAAGACAATCTTGGTGACCGGAACTACcaatggccttggagagGCTGTCAGCAAGCATATTCTTGTCCGCAAAGTCGATAGGCTAATCATGGGCGTCCGGAATGTGCCTCGAG CTGCAAATCCCAATGCCAACATTGATGTCTTTGAGCTTGAAATGGAAGATTACGGGAGTGTTGCGGCATTTGCTGCTAAAGTTCAAGAGACGACACCTACACTCGATGTTGCCGTCATGAACGCAGCTGTTGGTGGCGTGCAGTACAGTGTTGCAAAGCCGACTGGCCATGAGAAGATGCTACAGGTAGACGTGCTATCTACTACTTATTTGGCCCTCAAATTGATTCCTCTTCTTGAGAAGACGGCTGAAGTCAAGGGTGCACCAAGCCGTCTAGTCATGGTTGGCAGCTGGACGCAATTTGGCACCTCCATCGCTGAGAAGAAACTCACTCACGATGTGATCAAGCATCTCGACGACGAAGCCAATTTTGATCCTCGCAGATATCCTGATACGCAACTTCTCAACGGCCTAATTACTAATGAATTGGGCCAGCGTcttgacaagaagaaagttATTGTAGTTGAGCCTACTCCTCCGTGGACTCTCACAAACTTTGGCGCAAGCTATCCTGATGGACCAGCTAGGCAGGCTGCCagaaagatgatggatgaagttGGATTGCCAGTCGATGAATCTGCGTTGACTTACATTGTTGCCATTGTcgctgatgacgatgttcATGGCCAATACCTCGACGATAACATGATTGCTCC TCGCTCCCCTTACTCTCTGAGCTCTGATGGCCAAACTTTGCAAAAGGAGCTCTGGAAGGAACTTGTGGAGGAGTTTGAGAAAGTTGACCCTACGATTAGCTCAGTCTCTGTCATTTAA
- a CDS encoding NB-ARC domain-containing protein, producing the protein MKTKARSHRRIIRQSHFRDNTVITQGDAHIHLPDQPLRAAIHVIPYPPNEDFIKRPDIVDKLDQLLPQSSDYHSAALCGLGGTGKTQIALNYIYRRCSTRSVFWVHADTKATIINDYKAIAKKFGIMDKSLDDESLLMAVCSRIEEEPEWLLVLDNADDLSLFGVGVASASSESLPNCVPRGPRGVVLWTSRDKRIMGTLVGPLRVIEVGDMSLEEAKKLLALATATIQTESPSEDSEDIDKLLESLQYHALAISQAGAYMRRTSTTVREYSAMLSEKQRRHKLLEKSEFDRHRKFGAPNSILDTWSISIKRIEQENEQAFYIFHIMAYFDCQNIPEGLVDLAGMECDLTLDQRKEAITRLRELYLIYQRKNEDGLTIYEMHKLVQEAARYGLHRRNLLEKSLTTINVSDISRENEDDSEEKIETTFATWALRVMAFFSRYIQDTEQHWDLGDNYLTHAAQIVEWVDICREEVTTANNLFLVTDLMGRLDEWHEKELLVERALTIRRKMLGEEHPDTIKGMHALANAGSCAMKLKI; encoded by the exons ATGAAAACAAAAGCGCGGTCGCATCGACGCATTATTCGCCAGAGCCACTTTCGCGATAACACTGTAATTACACAGGGTGATGCTCATATTCATCTGCCTGATCAACCGCTCCGAGCTGCGATTCACGTCATTCCATATCCACCAAATGAAGATTTTATCAAACGGCCAGATATTGTCGATAAACTTGACCAGCTCTTGCCACAATCATCAGACTACCATAGTGCCGCTCTTTGTGGGTTAGGAGGAACAGG AAAAACCCAGATTGCGCTCAATTATATATACCGACGATGTAGCACTCGCTCCGTCTTTTGGGTACACGCGGATACAAAAGCAACAATCATAAATGATTATAAAGCGATCGCGAAAAAGTTTGGCATTATGGACAAATCGCTTGATGACGAATCTTTACTCATGGCAGTTTGCAGTCGCATCGAGGAAGAGCCAGAGTGGCTCTTAGTCCTTGATAATGCTGATGATCTATCATTATTTGGGGTCGGGGTAGCATCTGCTTCGTCAGAGAGTCTACCCAATTGTGTCCCTCGAGGCCCCAGGGGCGTCGTTCTGTGGACGAGTCGTGATAAGCGCATCATGGGGACATTGGTCGGCCCTCTCAGAGTAATTGAAGTGGGTGACATGTCacttgaagaagcaaagaaatTGCTCGCATTAGCAACTGCGACGATACAAACCGAATCACCGAGCGAAGACAGCGAGGACATAGACAAATTATTGGAAAGCCTGCAGTATCACGCATTAGCAATTTCGCAAGCCGGTGCCTATATGCGAAGAACGTCGACAACAGTGCGTGAGTATTCAGCTATGCTCTCAGAGAAACAGAGACGACATAAACTTTTAGAGAAAAGCGAATTCGATCGACATCGGAAATTTGGGGCGCCCAACAGTATTCTAGACACATGGAGCATTTCAATCAAGCGTATTGAACAAGAAAACGAGCAGGCATTTTATATATTTCATATTATGGCATATTTTGATTGCCAGAACATTCCTGAAGGATTGGTCGACTTGGCCGGCATGGAATGCGACTTAACACTCGACCAACGGAAGGAAGCTATAACTCGACTTAGAGAATTGTATCTCATCTACCAACGAAAAAATGAGGACGGATTGACAATCTATGAAATGCACAAACTTGTACAGGAGGCAGCGAGATATGGGCTCCATAGAAGGAATCTATTGGAAAAGAGTTTGACAACAATAAACGTCAGTGATATCTCGCGGGAGAACGAAGATGATTCAGAAGAAAAGATAGAAACGACTTTCGCAACGTGGGCCTTACGTGTTATGGCATTTTTTTCCAGATACATTCAGGACACTGAACAACACTGGGATCTGGGCGATAATTATCTGACACACGCTGCTCAAATAGTTGAATGGGTGGATATTTGCAGAGAGGAAGTTACCACGGCGAACAACCTTTTTCTTGTTACAGATTTGATGGGGCGCCTTGATGAATGGCATGAGAAAGAATTATTAGTTGAGAGGGCGTTAACAATAAGACGAAAGATGCTTGGAGAGGAGCATCCGGATACGATCAAAGGCATGCATGCTCTTGCC AATGCCGGGAGCTGTgcgatgaagctgaaaatATAG
- a CDS encoding fungal zn(2)-Cys(6) binuclear cluster domain-containing protein, producing MSDNEPLRRLNGRLQACDQCRARKVACDHARPVCNRCLKRNQASECTYTVGEVIQPRRRVRRPRPVVRPSISMSLNTSPTQSHSNGHTNGHTNGHTNGHGSPSGYMGFTSHTNVFEATKRSLSRLQGPEADPRLSLPADDRMTPRRSFNQLSPIVRHMSIYVLEALPGQCNEQIVFNDEDIPDWGSTQAALARITRYLQDLLKKNADGVGPNLESIAEMICHNTAQPFREIDDPHEWMDQFCGSNLRWESIGLIWGGLERLADTMNSFRPCHVEWIPGKGSKELSRTYINYCIDLSKQFCDGSPVLLDLHRRRTILVSCLDGDAAGSCWYAHGAAVSMLTFMGLHAMEKEVPYTPTLSSEYNRRLVAQIFNNDKFCVAFSGRPPLLSRRYCTTPLPLDLRDEDLVADQSTLQKAVQELDDRGWNTKGEIYPVTLIRARRMLAAALEEVMEIALGCQVCVTLDELRNMQGRQLELVAAFPPYLRYDPQDVLDPDIDTKSVYARILIRLTHLQTMFFLERLLLLNGSLEEGNLLLFSFEMLTLTLTMWTHKDRFAAMRRNFEWLLMAHAAPAGGILCLELLNPTFTGKHPKDTRISRSSIIQNLSLLVGFLDWVRPSAPNGDLCMDCKVIIQRVLDHTLDGSVDGNSPRAALAYDFPQPLDFNFDLLDTFDWLHTDM from the exons ATGAGCGACAACGAACCGCTACGGCGCCTAAACGGGCGACTCCAAGCATGCGATCAGTGTCGCGCACGCAAAGTCGCCTGCGATCACGCTCGTCCAGTGTGCAACCGATGTCTTAAGAGGAACCAGGCCAGCGAATGCACCTACACCGTCGGAGAAGTGATTCAGCCGCGGCGGCGCGTACGGCGCCCGAGACCAGTAGTGAGGCCATCGATCTCCATGTCCCTGAACACATCGCCAACGCAGAGCCATTCAAATGGACACACAAACGGACATACAAATGGACATACAAATGGACACGGATCGCCTTCTGGTTACATGGGCTTCACCAGCCATACCAACGTATTCGAGGCGACAAAGCGAAGTCTCAGCCGTCTTCAAGGCCCGGAAGCGGACCCTCGGCTCTCGCTACCTGCCGATGATCGGATGACTCCGAGGCGCTCTTTCAACCAGCTTTCCCCTATAGTGCGCCACATGAGCATCTATGTTTTGGAGGCTCTACCAGGGCAATGTAATGAGCAAATTGTCTTCAACGACGAAGATATCCCAGATTGGGGCTCGACTCAAGCTGCGCTGGCCCGTATCACTCGATATCTTCAAGACTTGCTCAAAAAGAATGCGGACGGGGTTGGCCCAAACTTGGAAAGCATCGCCGAGATGATATGCCATAACACTGCGCAGCCTTTTAGAGAGATCGACGATCCGCATGAGTGGATGGATCAGTTTTGTGGCAGCAATCTCAGATGGGAGTCAATCGGGCTAATATGGGGAGGCTTGGAGCGTCTTGCGGATACCATGAACTCTTTTCGGCCTTGTCACGTTGAGTGGATTCCTGGAAAGGGGTCCAAGGAACTTTCCAGAACGTATATAAATTATTGCATTGATTTGTCCAAGCAGTTTTGTGATGGCAGTCCTGTGTTATTGGATCTTCACCGACGTCGAACCATTTTGGTGTCTTGTCTGGACGGCGATGCTG CTGGATCGTGTTGGTACGCCCACGGCGCAGCTGTGTCCATGTTGACCTTCATGGGCCTACAtgccatggagaaggaggttCCATATACGCCCACCTTGTCCTCCGAATATAACAGAAGGCTCGTCGCCCAGATCTTCAACAACGATAAGTTTTGCGTCGCATTCTCTGGGCGACCTCCACTGCTCAGCCGTCGATACTGCACAACACCTCTACCCCTCGATCTCAGAGACGAAGATCTTGTTGCAGATCAGTCAACGCTACAGAAGGCTGTGCAAGAACTAGATGATCGCGGCTGGAACACAAAAGGCGAAATCTACCCAGTTACGCTTATTCGAGCTCGCCGTATGTTGGCAGCCGCTCTTGAGGAAGTAATGGAGATTGCCCTAGGTTGTCAGGTTTGTGTAACTCTTGATGAGCTACG AAACATGCAGGGCCGACAACTGGAATTGGTTGCGGCATTTCCCCCGTATCTCAGATATGATCCGCAAGACGTGTTAGATCCTGATATAGATACAAAGTCCGTCTATGCTCGGATACTCATTCGTCTAACTCACTTACAGacaatgttcttcttggaaAGGCTACTACTACTAAATGGTAGCTTGGAAGAAGGCAATCTGCTGCTATTTAGCTTCGAGATGCTCACACTGACTCTCACCATGTGGACGCACAAAGACCGTTTCGCAGCAATGCGGCGCAATTTTGAATGGCTT CTCATGGCCCACGCCGCACCCGCAGGCGGCATTCTTTGTCTGGAACTTCTCAACCCGACATTTACAGGCAAACATCCTAAGGATACACGAATCTCACGATCAAGTATTATACAGAATCTCAGTCTCTTGGTAGGCTTTCTCGACTGGGTTCGTCCATCTGCACCAAATGGAGATTTGTGCATGGACTGCAAAGTCATTATACAGCGCGTGCTGGATCATACTTTGGATGGCAGTGTAGATGGCAATAGTCCTCGGGCAGCTCTGGCGTACGACTTCCCCCAGCCTCTAGATTTTAACTTTGACCTATTGGATACATTTGACTGGCTACATACGGATATGTAA
- a CDS encoding sugar transporter domain-containing protein, with translation MEKEAHSTALENVASNIEHELTNAGETGKMASISEAMANNGTAQEHRLGSWEAFKLYRKGAFWSMFISLSIIMRAYDIEISGNFFALPAFQTHFGVDYGPDHGGFQIPARWQVAMGMGSLVGQIVGAYLVSFPMERFGRKKTFAVCLVLTAILTFMQFFANTIGVLTASQYLSGIVWGGYCVIATTYASEVLPLSLRGFLTGYINLCYVMGQFIQTGVTRGFINRPDQWAYKIPFAIQWIWPVVLLAGLPFAPESPWWLVRQNSMEKAEKSLSKLVQKNSGINIKETLAMMVKTDLLERELEVGTTYADCWKGHNRRRMEICILLFVIQNFSGNPVGFATYFFEQIGLNNVQAFDMGVGLNGVGFIGTCLSAIPLIYLGRRPAYIFGLSFMVTILFIVALLTFAHDYTTNFSYRWAQATLLIILQFVWQATLGPLTYVVVCETPSTKLRSKTIAIATMIDALTGLVTSVIGPYLLNPGAAGAGAKIEFLYGGISVFSLIWTIFRMPETKGRTYEELDIMFERGVPARKFASYKFEEDDDVRV, from the exons atggagaaggaggcccATTCCACGGCGCTCGAAAATGTCGCCAGCAACATCGAGCATGAGCTCACCAACGCGGGGGAGACTGGCAAGatggccagcatcagcgaggccatggccaacaacGGCACAGCCCAGGAGCATCGACTCGGCTCTTGGGAGGCCTTCAAGCTCTACCGCAAGGGCGCCTTCTGGTCCATGTTCATCTCGCTGAGCATCATCATGCGCGCTTACGACATTGAGATCAGCGGCAACTTCTTCGCGCTGCCCGCTTTCCAGACGCACTTTGGCGTGGACTACGGCCCGGATCACGGAGGGTTCCAGATTCCCGCCAGATGGCAGGTtgccatgggcatgggcagcTTGGTCGGTCAGATTGTGGGAGCGTATCTCGTTTCGTTCCCTATGGAGAGGTTTGGTCGTAAGAAGACTTTTGCCGTCTGCCTTGTCCTGACGGCCATCCTGACCTTTATGCAATTCTTCGCCAACACCATTGGTGTCTTGACGGCCAGTCAGTACCTTAGCGGTATTGTTTGGGGAGGCTACTGTGTTATTGCCACGACATATGCTTCTGAGGTTCTTCCTCTCAGTCTCCGTGGTTTCCTCACTGGTTACATCAACCTCTGCTACGTCATGGGCCAGTTCATTCAGACCGGTGTAACTCGTGGCTTTATCAACCGACCCGACCAGTGGGCATACAAGATCCCCTTTGCCATCCAGTGGATCTGGCCCGTCGTCCTGCTTGCCGGTCTTCCCTTTGCGCCTGAGTCTCCTTGGTGGCTGGTTCGCCAGAATAGCATggagaaggcagagaagTCTCTCTCGAAGCTTGTTCAGAAGAACTCgggcatcaacatcaaggaAACGCTTGCCATGATGGTCAAGACTGATCTCCTTGAGCGAGAGCTGGAAGTCGGTACCACCTACGCCGATTGCTGGAAGGGACACAACCGTCGCCGTATGGAGATTTGCATCCTGCTCTTTGTTATCCAGAACTTTAGCGGTAACCCCGTCGGCTTCGCAACCTACTTTTTCGAACAGATCGGTCTCAACAACGTCCAGGCATTCGACATGGGAGTTGGTCTCAACGGAGTCGGTTTTATCGGCACCTGTCTTTCTGCTATTCCTCTGATCTACCTCGGTCGACGTCCTGCGTATATCTTCGGCCTTAGCTTCATGGTTACCATCCTCTTTATCGTCGCTCTCCTGACTTTCGCCCACGATTACACAACCAACTTCTCGTACCGATGGGCTCAAGCTACTTTGCTCATCATTCTCCAGTTCGTCTGGCAGGCAACCCTTGGTCCTCTGACTTATGTCGTCGTCTGCGAGACTCCATCAACGAAGCTCCGATCAAAgaccatcgccatcgccaccaTGATCGACGCTCTTACTGGATTGGTTACTTCCGTCATTGGACCCTACTTGCTCAACCCTGGTGCTGCAGGTGCTGGAGCCAAGATTGAGTTTTTGTACGGCGGCATTTCtgtcttttctcttatcTGGACCATTTTCAGAATG CCGGAGACTAAGGGCCGAACCTACGAAGAGTTGGATATCATGTTCGAAAGAGGCGTTCCTGCGAGGAAGTTTGCCTCGTACAAGtttgaggaggatgatgatgtgaggGTATAA
- a CDS encoding prion-inhibition and propagation domain-containing protein, whose product MAEMMGIANGALSVAALFNNCVDTFEYIQLSRHFGEDYQRYQLKLDVAETRLGRWGEAVGINSDIRFASASPSDKAVKDALGILEDIADCFEAAQKKSRRYADRGDKKELMVHNDNDMNLLFQRLHKRSKDIARRRQKGISIVKKAAWALYDRKSLENIVNQITSWVDELEKLFPIELTQQKFIENEIKEVNDELSLKTLKDAARDIDPALERAVGQKVDSIEGKNSAGDITMEDKARFHVGNVFSEGVLQHEILVKDQASNSIETISAKNETRIQAGNVYGGKGIWDD is encoded by the coding sequence ATGGCTGAAATGATGGGAATAGCCAACGGTGCGTTGAGTGTTGCAGCACTCTTTAACAATTGCGTCGACACTTTCGAGTACATCCAACTCAGCCGCCATTTTGGAGAAGACTATCAGAGATATCAGCTGAAATTAGACGTTGCAGAAACTCGCCTAGGACGATGGGGTGAAGCTGTTGGGATCAACAGCGACATACGCTTCGCATCTGCCTCACCGAGTGATAAAGCAGTAAAGGACGCATTAGGGATCCTCGAGGATATTGCAGATTGTTTTGAGGCCGCCCAGAAGAAATCGAGACGATATGCAGATCGTGGTGACAAAAAGGAGCTAATGGTTCATAATGATAATGATATGAACCTCTTGTTCCAACGGCTGCATAAGCGCTCTAAGGACATCGCTCGTCGGAGACAGAAAGGCATAAGCATTGTAAAAAAAGCTGCATGGGCGCTATATGATAGGAAGAGCCTCGAGAACATCGTTAATCAGATTACATCCTGGgttgacgagctggagaagttATTCCCTATTGAGTTGACTCAGCAGAAGTTTATCGAGAATGAGATTAAAGAGGTTAATGACGAGCTGAGCCTTAAGACTCTTAAGGATGCCGCCCGTGATATCGATCCGGCCTTAGAACGCGCGGTGGGGCAGAAGGTGGATTCCATCGAGGGGAAGAACTCTGCCGGGGACATCACGATGGAGGACAAGGCGAGATTCCATGTCGGCAACGTATTCTCAGAGGGAGTCCTTCAGCACGAGATCCTCGTCAAGGATCAGGCGAGCAACTCCATAGAGACGATCTCAGCGAAAAACGAGACTCGAATCCAAGCAGGGAATGTTTACGGTGGCAAGGGGATCTGGGATGATTAG
- a CDS encoding iron/zinc purple acid phosphatase-like protein C domain-containing protein gives MKKSTILASLLPLVAADSDAANSQIRIAYHGDDGMMVSWNTFDHVRRPSVFWGKSKEHLTNVASSAVSVTYPTSTTYNNHVLIKGLKPDTTYYYLPAQLNEDVCYEPFNFTTSRRAGDKTPFSVAVVADLGTMGSKGLYTSAGTGVAPTNVLKPGEKNTVDSLISTMGDYEFLWHVGDIAYADYWLKEEIQGFLPNTTVEEGYKVYEAILNDFYNEMMPVTASKAYMVGPGNHEANCDNGGTADKAHNITYDLSICMPGQTNFTGYKNHFRMPSDVSGGTGNFWYSWNSGMAHFIQLDTETDLGHGFIGPDEIGGTEGEGASPVNAKMNAQVNWLEADLKSIDRSVTPWVIVGGHRPWYLSHANVTGTICWSCKDVFEPLFIKYGVDLVLSGHAHVYERLAPIADQKIDPKELNNPTSPWYITNGAAGHYDGLDTIQNPRQEYSRFGLDTTNATYGWSKLTFHNATHLTHDFIASNNNTVLDSATLYKSHKTTSGGHHHGW, from the coding sequence atgaagaagagcactATCCTGGCAAGCCTGCTGCCTCTGGTGGCCGCGGATAGCGATGCTGCCAACTCGCAGATCCGAATCGCCTACCACGGCGACGATGGAATGATGGTCAGCTGGAACACGTTTGACCATGTTCGTCGTCCAAGCGTCTTCTGGGGCAAGTCAAAGGAACACCTCACCAATGTCGCATCTTCGGCCGTATCTGTCACTTATCCCACTTCGACGACTTACAACAACCACGTCTTGATCAAGGGGCTGAAGCCGGACACCACCTACTACTACCTGCCTGCGCAATTGAACGAGGATGTGTGCTATGAGCCATTCAACTTCACCACCAGCCGCAGGGCTGGTGATAAGACGCCTTTTTccgttgctgttgtcgcCGATTTGGGCACCATGGGCTCAAAGGGTCTGTATACTTCAGCCGGAACTGGTGTCGCGCCTACCAACGTCCTGAAGCCTGGTGAGAAGAACACGGTCGACTCTCTCATCAGCACCATGGGCGACTATGAGTTCCTGTGGCACGTCGGAGACATTGCATATGCCGACTACTGGCTGAAGGAGGAGATTCAGGGATTCCTGCCCAACACCACTGTTGAGGAGGGATACAAGGTTTACGAGGCCATCCTGAACGATTTCTACAATGAGATGATGCCCGTTACTGCTTCCAAAGCCTACATGGTTGGACCTGGTAACCACGAGGCCAATTGCGACAACGGTGGCACCGCTGACAAGGCGCACAACATCACCTACGATCTCAGCATCTGCATGCCTGGACAGACCAACTTCACCGGCTACAAGAACCACTTCCGCATGCCTAGCGATGTTTCAGGCGGCACTGGAAACTTTTGGTACAGCTGGAACAGCGGCATGGCTCATTTCATCCAGCTCGATACCGAGACTGATCTTGGCCACGGCTTTATTGGCCCCGATGAGATTGGAGGCACTGAGGGTGAGGGCGCTAGCCCCGTCAATGCGAAGATGAACGCTCAAGTCAACTGGCTTGAGGCTGATCTCAAGTCAATCGACCGCAGCGTCACTCCCTGGGTCATCGTTGGTGGCCACCGCCCCTGGTATCTCAGCCACGCAAACGTCACCGGCAccatctgctggagctgcaagGACGTTTTCGAGCCTCTGTTCATCAAGTATGGTGTCGATCTTGTTCTATCTGGTCACGCCCACGTCTACGAGCGCCTGGCTCCTATCGCCGACCAAAAGATTGACCCCAAGGAATTGAACAACCCGACCTCCCCTTGGTACATCACCAACGGAGCTGCTGGTCATTACGACGGACTGGATACTATTCAGAACCCTCGCCAGGAGTACAGCCGATTTGGCCTTGATACTACTAATGCTACCTACGGATGGAGCAAGCTGACGTTCCACAACGCTACACACTTGACGCACGACTTTATTGCTAGCAACAACAATACCGTCCTCGACTCTGCGACTTTGTACAAGAGCCACAAGACCACTAGTGGCGGTCACCACCACGGATGGTAA
- a CDS encoding isochorismatase family domain-containing protein: MSSANTNGSSPLSFGKRYAVLNLDFMNILFDIAKGTPEGTKFVANCTRWVDAVHKRDPRPPNIFTTLYFTSPSQAELPAEAPFTKLVNGFTTFDEHNPGVKVPDYMNVDEKDVVLQKIRWYGGAGNELEDILKKNDIDTVVISGLSLSGVVMSTVYRLFDLDYKIIVIKDNVLEMPVSQHEQFAAVYLDYLMPKMNLKVVTLEEALEALEHS, translated from the exons ATGTCGTCCGCGAACACCAACGGGTCCTCCCCCCTGAGCTTCGGCAAGCGGTATGCCGTGCTGAACCTTGATTTCATGAACATCCTGTTCGACATTGCCAAGGGCACGCCCGAGGGAACCAAATTCGTGGCCAACTGCACTCGTTGGGTCGATGCGGTGCATAAGCGGGATCCGAGACCCCCAAACATCTTCACGACTCTGTACTTCACCAGTCCTTCTCAGGCCGAGCTTCCGGCAGAAGCGCCTTTTACCAAGCTTGTTAATGGGTTTACTACTTTTGATGAGCATAATCCTGGCGTCAAGGTACCAGACTACATGAACGTCGATGAAAAGGATGTTGTTCTTCAGAAGATACGATGGTATGGTGGTGCAGGGAATGAGCTGGAAGACATTCTCAAGAAGAACGATATCGACACCGTTGTCATT TCTGGCCTTAGTCTCTCCGGTGTTGTCATGAGCACGGTCTACCGACTGTTTGATTTGGATTACAAGATCATTGTGATTAAGGATAACGTGTTGGAAATGCCAGTATCCCAACATGAGCAATTTGCCGCTGTGTATTTGGATTATCTCATGCCGAAAATGAACCTCAAGGTTGTTACACTCGAAGAAGCGTTGGAGGCTCTTGAGCATTCTTAG
- a CDS encoding NACHT domain-containing protein — protein sequence MADMISNTHAGSVDLKDNARAHIGNVVHIHQAEDRCLSDLRNTDPRHDKARIEDTKGGLFEDSYRWILEHSEFRQWRVDEQSRLLWIKGDPGKGKMMLLCGIVNELTPQTRLKDKEANTVLSYFFCQASDERINSATAVLRGLIYMIVEQQPALVSHIQKQNLLRYLRRCKPRADFCDH from the exons ATGGCAGACATGATATCGAACACGCATGCTGGCTCCGTCGACCTCAAAGATAACGCAAGAGCCCATATCGGAAATGTCGTACACATCCATCAGGCAGAAGACCGGTGCCTTTCCGATCTCAGAAATACCGACCCCCGTCACGATAAAGCTCGCATAGAAGACACAAAAGGAGGTCTATTTGAAGATTCATACCGTTGGATCCTCGAGCATAGCGAATTTCGACAATGGCGCGTCGACGAACAGAGCCGACTGCTCTGGATAAAGGGCGATCccggcaagggcaagatgatgctgctcTGCGGTATTGTGAACGAGTTAACCCCCCAAACGAGACTaaaggacaaggaagccAACACAGTGCTGTCCTACTTCTTCTGCCAGGCCTCCGATGAGCGCATTAACAGCGCCACAGCTGTGCTGCGAGGTCTCATCTACATGATTGTGGAACAACAACCGGCGCTCGTCTCTCATATACAAAAACA AAATCTTCTTAGATATCTTAGAAGATGCAAGCCTAGAGCGGACTTTTGTGATCATTGA